The sequence cattccagctcacgagtccatgccacccaataacaccccattaacctgcgcCCCAGGTACGTttctgagggtgggaggaaactggagccaccagataaaacccacgcagacacggggagaacgtacaaactccttacagacagcgcgggactcaagccctggtcccgatcgctggtgctgtgaaggtgTGGTACGCTCACCGCTACACCGACCCTGCCGCCGTGCTGAAGTAAGGAGGAAACCAACTaagtgggtgtatttgggtggaatgggctcatgctgattgtctacatttaaaataaattaataaattgaaAATTGAACCTGTgacggggacccataaactttgagcagtcgtAAGGGGGCAAAAAAATGGGCAAGAATGGCTGCTTCAAACTAATCTAAACTGTAGCTCCCCATATTCTGCAAGCGTTATCTACTAGAGACAGTTAGCATAAAGTACACACAAGTGCACACAAACAGTATTCATTACAAATCAATAAATAGTTGGATTGAATCTGGCTGAGCCCATGGTAGTGAATGTCCGTGAGCTGGGTGTTAAAGATTTACTGATACAGTAATGGATGCGCATATGAAAATACATTCAAATTAAAgtatttaaaactccatatttCACTCtcataaataataaaaaatttgCAAGTTAAAGTATTTCAGTTTTGTATCAAAATATACAGATTACTAGCAGTGAAGAATATGGAGCAAATAATATGAACGAGTGATGGTATTTCTTCTTTCTGAAATACACTATTTGTCAAAATTATACTTGCTGAtctaacaaaaaaattaaaaacactatTATTTACAATTTCATTCTATTGTAAAATAAAACCGGAATGAAATTCATTCAGATGTGATTTACATTTAGTTTTTGGCAGTTTCAGGACTAATTGCACAGGGTGGGACACAGAAAGGATCCTTTATGAGTTACTCTGGCTGATGGATTTAGAGCAagtaaaaactcaaagctggggaaactcaccaggccaaacagtgtcctttatgtagcaaagataaaaatgcagaactgatgtttcgggcttgagcccttcaccgaggtacgagcaaaatgtagcCAGGAGCCCAAACTCAaatccaaaacgttggttctgcatcATTATCTTTcctctataaaggacactctttgacctgctgggtttctccagctttgtctttttctttttaacttAGAACATGGGGATCTTCCAGTGAATTTACTGGGGGCAGCAGGTAACATTGGGGAGAGGCATGAGTCAGAGGGACACTTCCACAAAATTCGACCTGCTGGCTACAGGACTGATCGGCACTGCTTGCCCTGCCATCTCTCATGGCTTCCTGCTTGTTTCCATCTTTTATTATTTTGCTCAAAGGCAGCCATTTTCAATGGGGTCCTCcattctcccctccttcctcagGACAGAGGGATTGATTtaacctccttccctccctccccaggacAGGGGAACTGATTTAactccccccacacccctccccaggACAGGAGGACTGATTCCCCTCCCTCCCAGCATTTAAataaaaaccttgttttcttttcactcacctaccacaaatatttttttatgtttttGTGTGTATTTGGTAAGAAAATTTGACTGTTTCACAAGGAAGGGGCCCCATTAAACATTGACCAGAGTCCGGGGGGGTTTGgtgctgaaaagaaaggttgcAAATGGCTACTCTAAAGGGTGGAGAAAGGTGAGGAGTGGCAGTAGTACTGAAACTGCCAAGCCTAAATATAAATACTGTATGGCTTAATCCAGGAAGTGTTGGGACTCCTTCTGCCAGCTCGGCTGCTTCTCAATTTCTTCTCATGTTTATGTATTTCCAAACCCAGTCAACGAAGACGTTGAGCTCTCCCATGGCTTTATACACACCTCTCACCTGTAACTGATGGAAGACAGGAAGACAGTGAGGATTGAGGGCTCAGGAACACATGCAGGGTTGTTGGAAAGTCAGCTCCCTGGTTAATTAAGAACAGAATTGCTCTCTTACCTGCTTGAATATCCTTTGAATTTTTTGGAAATGCGGACTTGGTTTGCAGCTGCAAAGATCACAATTGAAGAACATGCGCTGAAAGGCAAGATTTCTCACTTTACAAAATGGTTTAATCCTGTGTCATTTTGAAATTAGACACATTCTGATACCAatgtaaaaatattgttttgagtCTAATGTTGTGAAAATATTAACAGGAGTAAGAACGGGTTTGGAAGACATAGTGGAAAAGATCAAAGTGCAGAGAAAGATCCTGAATTGTATCTTGCGTAAAAACAACATCGTGATTCATTTTAATCCATTCGAATGTTACCATATCACAAGAAAAATGTGCAAACGTAAAGGTTGCAGATGCTGCCTCCGGCAACAGTCTGCATTCTAGGCATTATATATTCCACCATTCAATTAAAAAAGTGAAATTGTGATGACTACTTGACCTTAAGCAGGACTCAAAAGTGCCTCAGTACCGATTCAAGCCTCTGTCGATTACAAGGTGTGACAGAACCCTAACTCTCTGTCTTGATCTGGAGCTTGCTCAGGCCCTGACTTGGTGTTCACCAGAATAACGCTGCCCGCACCATGATCGCCGAGTGAATGCCCGTGCAGCCATGGCCGCAGATTAAAGGATGCTGTGCAGCAGTGGGATTGAGCCCGGCAGCTTGGGTGTGGTTATGGTCTGAAAGTGTGGGAAGAATCTCATCAATACAAACCCAGGAAGGGACAAGACCGTTTATTTTCAAAGTGGGAATCTGGAGAAGTGACCTTTTATTTGGCAAATCACTCAGTGAAGAATAAAGAAGTGAAGTTTTGAACTCAGAGGTTAACTTGTGCGACTATTTAAATGCCCAGTCTGGGGCTGAACTTATTCTTCAATATTATTGCAATCAGTTGCTCTGCTTTGATGGGATGAATTGGTTGCAAAAACAATTAGGTCAGCAGTTCTTTTTCTGTTTGCAGCTGGTGCTGTCCCGCTGAAAATTTGCATCCTTCGCTCTTGCTCAGGCTGATGCAGATACGCTGTAGTTGGCTGATTATCTGCTTAACGGTTTTTGCAGTAACAATGATGAAATGTTCATTTCATGCCTGCCCTTGTTTCATTTTGAATTCAGCTGCTTATATTAACagagcgtggtatcagaggtgaaTGAATCACTTCACTTTTGCATGCAGAGAACCAGAAGCCCTTCTTGTTTCGGCTCAGGACTCCAAGATCTGCTGCCAATTGGACACAAGGTATGTCGATTCGCTGGCTTCGGAGGAGTTGGCAAACCAGCTTCAACAGGGTGCTGTTGTAAATCTGCACAGTAAAATGATGTTTCTGGAGGTTCACCTTAACCATCAGAAGCCGACTCCAGAAACGCGAAGCAACACAGAAAGAGGACTAGAACCTGCCAGCTCTCAGGGACCAGCCTCATCACTCCCATATCCCATCTCTGCAGAACTAGGAACAGCAGTTCGCTCCCCTGCcccacaagatcatggctgacctggctGTGGCCTCACCTTCCTCATAACCTTTCATCCCTCTATCCTTCAAAAGTCGACCTTAAGTACAGATAATggggcagcctccactgcttccttgcgGAGAGAATTTCCTTATGTTCTTGCAACTTACTCTCCACCACACAAGCCTGTCTGCTGccctttcacatttttttttgccacaagCAACAATATTCAGCAGCTTAAATGAACCTTTTGGTGCATGAGAGAGAATTGTAGCACCGGGGTAAACCCATGGGGAGAAtgcgcaaactccacacagacagctgaGGATCAAACCTGAGTCACTGGAGCTGCAAGTCAGTGGTTCAACCTGCTGCATCACTATGCCACCCCAAGCAAGCTGTCATGTCAGTGACCATTCTGAGCCTGACCACCCTGGTGGGATGCCGGTGGTCTGGAAAGAGGTCAGCACAATGGGCTAAGAGCTGTGAAGAATGGTTGAAAGAATTGAACCAACTGAGTCCGGACGGAGGGTTGCAAGAAGGGACTGCTTGCTGTTCCCCAATTAGCACCATCTCCAAGAAGTTCTGCCAAATGCTCTCAGTGACGTTCTGATGCGTTAGTGGGTCACTGGGCTTCAATAAACCTCATGAGGGGAACATGAAGGAGAAATCACATTGAAACCTACCGAAGTAGAGTGGATATAGAGAAGAGGTTTCTAGCAGTGGGAGAGTCTGGTACCTGggagaggacacagcctcagaataaagaaCAGAGATGACAAGAAGGTTCTTCAGCCagcgggtggtgaatctgtagaatactTTGGCACAGATGGCTGTAGAGTCCAAGACATTTGGATACATTTTAAAGTAGAGGGTGATAGGTCCTGATTAgtgagggtgtcaaaggttatgagggAAAGCAGGAGAACGGAGTTGAGAAGAAATGTACATCAGCTgcgattgaatggcagagcagacttgatgggctgaatggcctcattctgctcCTACATTTTATGGTCTAAACAGGAAAGAGAGTGACTGGACTATCTTCTGGGACAAACTAGGTAAAATATCTTGTTACGGTGGGGTTGGTACACCACTGTGCCAGGCTGGGGCAAGTGTTGCAGTCATTTTACCAAAGTCACTCGGTTTACATTCCATGGTGAAACTGAAACCCCAGCCCACGTTTGGGTCCGTGGAAACAATTCGAGGGTAAAAGTAACTCAATCACTGCTGTTTCTCATGAGCAGATGTGCATTGTGCATTTGTATTGAGAACTTTTCACCAACTCaccatccaaattctgttcagcaACAAAGGTCACAAAAGTTCAGGATGAGGCTGAATATCCAAAAATAGTGAAGAATATTACTCAGTCCTTTGCAAGTATTTTAAACCTTTTGCAGATGAGTAAATAAAGTTTTTTGAAACTAAGTTAATGAATGTCAATCTCAAAATCTATATTTAATCTTCTTGTGAAGGAATTTCAAACCGTAAACATAAAAATGATTTGCTGGCCCATGTAATTCTCTGAGGTCAATTTTAAGAGCTCAGTTGGACTTCATGTGGACGTTTAGTGTTTTAGATTGGGACTAATTCACACTTCAATTCCAGTGATATTACTGACTGTGATAGACAAGGCTCTCTCCGCTTCAAGGTTTTGATAGGAAGTGCCAAGGCGAATATTAGGAACACTTTCACAGAGTTTGAGTGGATGACATTCTCGTTCGGTTAACGCGACCCACATTCTACCAAGTAAACTGACTGGCAGCATCATGGTCTGACTTGGAAACTTGATTGGCCGGGCACCAGCCTCCTGTCCACGAAGCATTGGACATCTTAAAGGACCCCCATACCCTGGTCACAACTCACTTctcccttcgggcagaaggtacagaagcctaaataCCTCTAGGTTTAAGAGCAGCATTTctccaacaactatcaggctctttaACCTCCCCTTTAACCCAGACCATAAACGATTCCGGGatcaccaaagatctgtctgcacgaaCACCTTTTTCCTCTTGCACTTACTGCAACTGAGAATACAGTAAAATTTTCCTGATCTGGGATTCAAACGATCAGTagctcaagcaaccggcaaaatgaATGGGTGAAAAATCCGAGACGCTCCAAACCGTTActtcgccaatcacgcaacaagCAACCTCAAAGAAACGGAAAAGTCACTTCACTGGTGCCGGACGCTGGAGGTTTActgtatttatttatctatccttcaaTAATTATCCCTTTTTCTGACTATTATCTTGAGTTGCTGGTGCGTCTAGCACACCCCCTGTGGCTCCAGCTAGTGTGCATCCATACCTATACATCTGACAATAAGTTCTCCTCTCAATTGTGAAATACTCACACAATGTTGCACATTCTCGTTCAGCTCATGCAAAGTGTTGGCAATTTTACTGATATTCCTCCTGAGGCTGTGGCCGTGGGTCTTCGCTGCTGGGATGACATCTATGAGGTAAAAATTCAGCATTTCCTTCAGGAACTGGCAACTGTGGATGTCCTAAACATGTACAAGAGGTCACTGTTAGGTCTTGAAAAAGTCATTACGCAGAAACAGAAAATTTGGGTCCCAGATAAGTTCCAAAGTCTGGGTCCTGGTTTAGATAAAATGCACTTTGAAGATCCTCTGTTTTGAAAACCGTAACCCAAAATTGAAGCAGGGAACTATTTTACAATATTACTgtttaattttctatttttaaacttAAAACTCATTTTTTTTACTTCTTCCATCAGCGTATGCCCGACTAAAGCAACTCCAATGCAGATGATGCTCAAAGTTCAGTTTAATTTACAAGGCCAACATTTGATTATGTCAGTGATCTGAAGCTTGGCTCCTTGGGTGATGGAGTAGGAGTGTCTTCTCCCACAGGCAGGCCCAACCAGTGAGTGGTGAGTCTTGGTATGTAGTCTTCCCTGCCGATCCCCCTACACCATCCCTTACTGTCACAGACCCTGCTACTATTAATATAAAGTCCTGCTGAATGAAATAACaacaccattcccacacagaaCAAGACCTTTGTCGCCAGGTCTAAATCCTGAAACTCCTTCCTAATCTCAGTCTGGGAGCCCTTCACCAGTTCACTGCAATCTTTACAAACTGCAGGAAGAGCTCAGCTggctggcagcatctgtggaggaaaatgaTGCAGGTCGAGAGCCTACATCAGAACTCGAGGGCAACCAATAGATGTTGACTGCCTATTGCTAGATGACTTGTGAGCTCCTGTGTGGGCCACAAATGTTGACATGTTCAGTGATGCACAGATCCCTAATAAAAGGGGTTTCCAAAGTTGTTCCTGATATTTTCCCTTCGTGAATCATTGCTTCTTCATTTCAAGTGTGGGCAGGTCTTCGTTGTCTTCAGTCTAATCACTGGCGCATTGGCATAACCCTTTGGCTGAAGTTCTAATCAGTTAAATCAAACCTACACTGACAATTAACACCCAACGTGAAAATTAGTCTGCTCACTCCCACTTTCTACCTGGTGAAGTTTGAGTTGTTAAGAGaaaagggcacgcaaaatcatcgaggaccccttccaccctgcacacagaatctttcaattgctcctgtcggggaagagatccaggaggatcagagccagccccaccaggctgaggaacaaattCTTCCCACGGGCTCATATTAACTATCCGAGACCGTCATATTTAttggtttatttatttatatgtatgggtgtggatctgcatgttttgcaccgagaaccagagaacatggttTTGTCAGGTTGGACTTGTACgatctgatgacaataaacttgacggtGCTTGAATCAGTCCACTATTCTCATCTCCTGCCCGTGAACTTTCTTGAGCTTCTGTTTATTTTTGGGGAACTACAAAGCAATTTGTGACTCAGCACCAGACACACAGATCAAAGCAGTGAAACCAACCACCGGAAGGGAACAATTTGTTGGCAAACCCTCACCGAGAGTGACACCCCATCACTCCTGTTCTCCAGGGCACAGGCACCCGGCTACATTCCCACGACACTCCACCACAGCACCCTCCCAGGGGCTCAGCACGTCCACCTTTAACCATGCAAGTGAAGCTTCCCTCTCACCGTGAATCCTGGCAGGTCTCGCGGTTTCAGCAGAATTGTCTTGAAATTGCCATCTTTTTCTTGCTGCAGTAAAGAAGCACAAATTCAGCACTTGGGCGCGGATGAATTATTCCTCTGCCACCTTCCACCCTTCACTTGACTGGTACAGCTTTACTCCCCACACAACAATGAACACAAACACCACGAACGGAGTCAAACATTGTCTGATGAATTCATTTAAACTCCCATTTAAAATCTGCGCTCTCTAAGATGATGCCATCTTCAATAAAGCAGCAATCCCCGGTTATCATCCTCTCTTGGTCAACATTGCGAAGTAGCATTGAACAATTCTATATATCTTTTCTCTGCATCACTTTTAAAACATGCATTGTTTAAAACAGTTGATATCAAGCTCAATTAACATGTACCCCATTACTACGATATTTGGATCAGCTTCAGATTTTGTTTGTGCCTTTGATGTCTTCAAGTATTACTTGGAACCTGCTTGCATGAAGAGCTGTAACAAATGCAATCCCAGCCTGACTGACTTTCCAACACAGCAGTAACTTGCAAAgagtgctctgttctcactgcatcTAAAACACACACTTCCATTTGATACTTACAAAGTGAACCCTGATTTTGTGATATGAAGTCCTGAGTTCTTCGATGTGAGCAGGGAAGATGGCGTAGTTGAAGCAGAGCTGAGAGGAGTGACAGTAGTGACACTGAATGCTAATCAGTGTACACAATACCAGAGTGACGCTCTTCATGGTTTCTGTCTAGCTCACGCTGCTGTGTTTTAGGCACTTGAATCAACACTTAGCCCTTATATGCAGTATTTCTCTTTGTGGTTAATATTATTTGCAATTTCCTATTTTATTTCCTGTTGATTATCTATTTGAGCTGGCTGCACATTTGAAATGTCACAAAATCTTCCTGGTAATAGAAATTTCCATTGACCCCTTGAGTGTTTAATCATTCTGAAATTTATGCATCAACTTGGTTCATTTAAGACCATTCTTTTTCCCGTCAGGTTGAATCTTTGCAGAGCTTTGCAGAGCTTGCAGATAAATCATATTGTGAGCTCCTGTTTTAGTCAAATGGATtgtcactgtaagggatagtatagacaggagggattgaatggtcacagttaacatttaatatCTCACAAAAGCACAACACAAGCCACTGCCCAGAGATagttcgatacattggaagaactgagggaaggtttgtcaccgtccgttccagattcaatacatttACAAAAACGCTGTGATTTTGTAAGGGAGAACCATCCTGATGCTGGAGaggaaacagctttttgaagcagctcttgtgaccaGCTTCTGTGGAATTAAGAGCAAAGCCGGCTCTGTGAACGGCTGGGGTTTTTCGACGGATTAATCTGTGCCAGGAGGAGAGacggcttcattttaagtgtgactagcagtgaagtcacttggagagaccggtgtcAGGGTCTTGGAAGGCttgcccagttcgagtcttgtctacaaaaggaccaggagtgttttgaccacagcttgtgtggatggacatttcttgaaAGGTAACgcaaggagaattcatgagtctgtagaAGACACAAGTCCCATCTCCCCATCAGTGAGACATTCATCCTGGGCATCAAATGTCAAAGGCCgacgcttcaacactgaatttgaaagagtgAACTTGGAAGTAACTTTCTAAagtttggcctggactgtaatggtttgggtataacacacacacacacacacacacacacacacacacacacacacacacacacacacacacacacacacacacacacacacacacacacacacactagtacacttgcgcatagttggggatagatttactgttaaggatagtttaaaagttaagattatagtttaagagttagaaataaaattagtgctttaaaattaaacactgactGGTTAATTGTCTATGGCTGCTCGTTACGCGCAGTTCATAACAATCATTCTGAAGCAATTAATTCTTTGAAGCTTAAATATTGTGGTTACGGACCACAATTTCTGCCTCACACACTTTTGACTACAGTTTGATACCGTTAAGTGTGTGTTAACGTGGGTCAAAATTTGTCCTGTGTCATCAGTGCCCAGAGGGCCATTATACTGTTCttacacatctccatcgggcacacaaaactcaaaacggtcaaccagtttacctatctcggctgcaccatttcatcagatgcaaggatcgacaatgagatagacaacagactcgccaaggcaaatagcgcctttggaagactacacaaaagagtctggaaaaacaaccaactgaaaaacctcacaaagataagcgtatacagagccgttgtcatacccacactcctgttcggctccgaatcatgggtcctctaccggcaccacctacggctcctagaacgcttccaccagcgttgtctccgctccatcctcaacatccattggagcgctcacacccctaacgtcgaggtactcgagatggcagaggtcgacagcatcgagtccacgctgctgaagatccagctgcgctggatgggtcacgtctccagaatggaggaccatcgccttcccaagatcgtattatatggcgagctctccactggccaccgtgacagaggtgcaccaaagaaaaggtacaaggactgcctaaagaaatctcttggtgcctgccacattgaccaccgccagtgggctgataacgcctcaaaccgtgcatcttggcgcctcacagtttggcgggcagcagcctcctttgaagaagaccgcagagcccacctcactgacaaaaggcaaaggaggaaaaacccaacacccaaccccaaccaaccaattttcccttgcaaccgctgcaatcgtgtctgcctgtcccgcatcggactggtcagccacaaacgagcctgcagctgacgtggactttttaccccctccataaatcttcgtccgcgaagccaagccaaagaagaaagagaaaaaaaaaaaaaaaaacacagatggaTGGACATGGATCTGGCATCAGTGGAAGAGTTTCCACTCCTTGCCCTGTCCTCTGCATTGTGTTGCTCTGTGCATTAGATCTCAAATTGCTGAGTTTGATGCACCATGATCCTACATCCCATAAGCCCTTTAAGTCCCATTCAAACTTCAATGAAAATGGAAGGATTTCTGCTATTGAGCATTGCCCTGGAGAGCAGCTGCGACCTCAAAGCCCCCGAGAGACAGTTCAAAAACCAAGGCACCACCCTCGCACACCCAAAGGCAGCAATCAACCTTTGCTTTCTTCGTTAGATAATTTTCTGACCTCTGCTCTGCAATGCTACAAAGCTCCTCAACATTACCTTCCCATTCGGAGACTCTGAAATAGAAGCTGATTTCACTGCCTGTTGGGAGATCCTACGTACTCCAGACACGAGCGATATCTCCcacgttaaaaaaaaaagtcgcAAGACCACCATTAGGTGAAGGAAAAAGTGCGTAAAGCTGATGATTATTTTGCCAAGATCTTTTCCTCTTGTATAAACTCTAGTTTTTGAACCTTGATCTTTTGCCTCAAATGCAGGGACCTTCATGAACTGTTGACGTAAGTGTTTGATTCTTCTCCATGACTGAGTGGAACTGATATCCTCTCTAGTAAACACAGACACGTGTGAGCAGATGATTGCAAAGCAAAAATCAACTTTAATATCAAccttggggtttttttctcttggTAAAGATTTAATCTTGAAACAGGATATTAGTGGTTGTGATCTGAGGTGATTCGCAGAAGTGTCCACAGATGTGTTAGTAGTTAGCCACTCAGCAACCCACTTGGCATCCTTTCCAATGCTTTCAGTCCCAGATATATGCTTCATTACTGAAATAAGAAGTGCAATTTTGAATGAATATGGTGCATGCAATTGAGCTGGACCATATTGACCTTTAGTTAATATCATAGCTGTGCATGCAGAGGTGTTTACaatttggtgagaccacactcggagtattgtgcacagtattCACGACCCCACTGTACAAggcgttggtgagaccacactcggAATATtggctacaggaaagatgtcattaagctggaaatatTCATGAGAATGTTTCAGGGATCAGTGGGCTTGaattatgaagagagactggatgggttgggacttttctcccaaAAGTGTAGGAGGCTGATGGTTTATAAATCAGGAGGGACGTAAATCAGGTAAATG comes from Narcine bancroftii isolate sNarBan1 chromosome 5, sNarBan1.hap1, whole genome shotgun sequence and encodes:
- the LOC138762982 gene encoding interleukin-10-like — encoded protein: MKSVTLVLCTLISIQCHYCHSSQLCFNYAIFPAHIEELRTSYHKIRVHFQEKDGNFKTILLKPRDLPGFTDIHSCQFLKEMLNFYLIDVIPAAKTHGHSLRRNISKIANTLHELNENVQHCRMFFNCDLCSCKPSPHFQKIQRIFKQLQVRGVYKAMGELNVFVDWVWKYINMRRN